From one Rosa rugosa chromosome 4, drRosRugo1.1, whole genome shotgun sequence genomic stretch:
- the LOC133744555 gene encoding uncharacterized protein LOC133744555 — MPVVFNLYPHLSQNEPSFITRIGGAKVVVDSNETTVFVHRHAVTSKEHLCNYVLIAKIFGKRVPPKKIVRKCNQHWANLQGTVRMRQLINGWYTLEFTYLQDVEFVLEHCPWFVKGRIFHIRGWYPVFNPRTAVIETLILWVRLPNLPIQYWSTDAIKPIVQVLGRFIKLDKKTEESENFILARVCMEIDLRVPLK; from the coding sequence ATGCCAGTTGTTTTCAACCTATATCCTCACCTCAGCCAGAATGAACCATCGTTCATCACACGAATTGGCGGTGCTAAGGTAGTCGTTGATAGCAATGAAACAACAGTGTTCGTTCATAGACATGCAGTCACTAGTAAGGAGCATCTCTGCAACTATGTCCTCATTGCTAAGATTTTTGGCAAGCGGGTTCCTCCCAAGAAGATTGTTAGGAAATGCAACCAACACTGGGCTAATCTTCAAGGCACAGTCAGGATGCGTCAGCTCATTAATGGCTGGTACACTCTTGAGTTCACCTATCTCCAAGATGTGGAGTTTGTCCTGGAACACTGCCCCTGGTTTGTCAAAGGTAGAATCTTCCACATCCGTGGATGGTATCCTGTCTTCAATCCCCGTACTGCTGTCATTGAAACTCTCATACTTTGGGTTAGGCTTCCCAACCTTCCAATCCAATATTGGAGCACTGATGCTATTAAGCCTATTGTCCAAGTTTTAGGAAGATTTATCAAACTAGATAAGAAGACGGAAGAGAGCGAGAATTTTATTTTAGCTAGAGTTTGTATGGAGATTGACCTTCGAGTTCCATTGAAATGA